A window of Mucilaginibacter robiniae genomic DNA:
TGGTAAGCTGAAACAAGGCGCTCGTGTATTAATTAACGGATGTACTGGTGGAGTAGGTACGGCAGCTGTGCAAATTGCCAAAAGTTTTGAATGCCATATAACGGGTGTTTGTAATGGTAAAAACGCCGACTTTGCCAAATCATTGGGCTGCGATGTAGTAATTGACTACAAAAAGGAAAAGATCCCAGAAAATGAGCAATATGACTTATTTTTTGATGCTAATGGTGGTTTAACCATATCTGACGTGAAAAGCAATATTGCACCTGAGGGCATGTTTGTTTCTACTCGGGGCGGTATGGATGGCGTGAAAGGCGCTATTACTGGTGCTGTGGATGTGTTACTGCAAAGCAAAATGAAAATTGTACAAGTAGTACCTAAAACCATCGACCTGCAAAAGCTACAATTATTGGTAGATCAGGGTAAATTAAAACCTTACGTGACTGCTACCTTTAGCCTAGCCGAACTGCAACAAGCACATGAAATGCAGGAGCAAGGTGGCTTTACCGGTAAAATAGCAGTTGCCATTAGCTAATAAGGGTTTTGCTACCATGTAGCATAAATGAAAACGATTTAACAAAAAATTAAATAAAGTTCTATAAAGTTAAAATTTCGGCATAGCATTTGTATATATTTTATCACTAATGTGTGAGTGAGTAAGTGCAGAGTGACAAACAGCCATGTAAATAAATACATGGCTGTTTTTTTTTGCTACTTGTAGCTAGTTTAAGTAACTCTTAAGTTTATTGGTAAATAATTTATTTATAGTGTATTAAGCTTTTGTAATTATCAAATTGTGGTTTTTGATTATTCTAGTTTTATTTAAACTTGTGATTGCGTAAATCACCTACACGCACAATCACCATAAAGATTTTTCATTGCCAAGCTGCCATTCTCCTATATAGGAAGAAGACATTGCTGCACTATTTGCTCCTTATGGTCATGTAGCTGCTGTAAACTTAATTATGGATTGTGAAACCAGTTTAAGCAAGTGCTACGCTTTTGTATAAACGCCCGATGATGATGAGGCTGCTAATGCCATCAGCAGCCTAGATCAAAAAAGCATTCAAAACAAGACAATTCCTGTCAGCCAAGCACAAGAACATTCTAAAACCAATAATTCAGTCAGCTTCACATGTAACAATGGCCAGAAAAATTAATAGTAGTTCTCGCTAAAACTATAGTGATAACCGTAACAACGTTAATGATAATAAAAACCCTGGCCATCATAACGGTGGTTTTAGCATAGGTAACAATAGAGGATATTCTGATTGTTGATGGATGCTCGTGAGTAATCTATTGTAATACAAAACTACATTATAGGCCCGCTCAGGGCTTTTTTGTTTAATCAAAGTGTATAACGTAGTATGCTTTTGTAGCTCTTATCTGCCTTTTAATCGGCACAACTTAATGTATTGTCTTTTCTTGAGCGTACAAATAAAAGACAAAAGCATCTTTAAAGTGTCTAAAATATAGTTCGCTATCGTCTCTTATTTTGTGAATGTAATTAACGCTGTAATACATGTGCTGAATAGTTGAAATTTTGTGGATAAGTTTAAAGCTCTGTTAATAAGCTTGTGCTATGTTAAAAAAATCATGTATAAGGCAGTAAAATCAAATATTTTAATAGTACTTTTTGTTTAAAATGACTTTTGACTGTACAAAATAGCAATCTTTAAGTCGAATGGTGTAGAAAGTAAATTAAACATTTAATTTAATGCTTACGTGTCTTACACGTTAAAAACGCCTTTTGGCTTATAAATTGCAAATTGGGTATCAATAATAGGTAGGAGCTTAATAAAACCTTCACAATTACTTGATATTAACGATACATAGACTATGAGCAGGATATTAGCGGTGGATGACGATAATGATATTTTAGAAGTACTACAGTTTATTCTGGAAGATTCAGGCTACGAAGTTTATACCTTATCTGACGGGCAACGGTTATTTGATAAAATTAAAGAAAATAATCCCGATTTGATTTTACTAGACATTATGCTCGGCAGTGTAGATGGTCGTGATTTATGCAAGAACGTAAAATTGCAAAATGATACACATGATATTCCGGTAATCATGATATCAGCTAGTCATAATGTATGCGATGTACTGAAACAGGATTGTGCTCCTGATGATTTCATTGCTAAACCGTTTGATATTAATATATTGCTGAATAAAATAAAGAGACAATTGGCTGCTTAAATCCAGCAAGTCAAGTTAATTAATAATAAGGATTATGTGAACTTGTGTTATACATCAAGCTTGCATAATCCTTTTGCTTTTATTGCATTTCTTCTTTTTAGCTCCTTAACTTATCACGAGAACTGATATTTTATTTATTTTGAAAAACTAAACCTTATTCATTTAAAATAAGGTTTAGTATAGTCTCACAAAAAAGTTACAACCTAGGCATCAGGTAATTATTAAATTGGGCTTTTAATAATCAACTAAACTTTCCCCTGATGAAACGAAAATTTACCAGTTCGCTGGCGGTAGCTGCGTTTTTGCTGTTGGCTACAGCTCAGGCACAAACAGTTCCATCGCCTAAAGAGCATTTTGGCTTTGACATTGGCGACGATTATCAATTAGCCAATTACTCCCAAACCGAAGCTTATTTTAAAAAGCTGTCAGCCTCTAACCGTACTAAACTGGTAGATATTGGTCTTACTGAAGAAGGTAGGCACCAGTTTATGCTAATCGTTTCATCACCCGAGAATATCAAAAACCTGGATAAATATAAAGCCATATCACGCAAGTTGGCTTTAGCCGAAGGTTTAACCGAACAGCAAGCACATGACTTAGCTGCACAGGGTAAAGCAGTAGTTTGGATAGATGGGGGCCTGCATGCCAGCGAAACTGTTGGTGCGCATCAGTTGATACAAACTGCGTATGATCTGGTAAGCCGTAATGACCCGGAAACCATGAATATTCTGAATAATTCTATCATTTTAATGGTGCATGCCAACCCTGACGGTCAAGAGTTAGTATCAAACTGGTATATGCGAGAAAGTGATCCTAAAAAGCGGAATATGAATGTACCTCGCTTGTGGGAAAAATATATTGGCCATGATAATAACCGCGACTTCTACATGATGAACATGAAGGAAACGCAGAATATTACCCGCCAGCAGTTTTTGGAGTGGTATCCGCAAATTGTATATAATCACCATCAGGCTGGTCCGGCAGGTTCGGTAGTAGCTGGTCCGCCATATCGAGATCCTTTTAATTATGTATACGACCCTTTGTTGATCACTAGTTTGGATGGAGTAGGTGCTGCCATGATTAGCCGATTGAACGCCGAAGGCAAACCTGGTTATACTGAGCGTAACGGCACCGAGTTTTCCACCTGGTGGAATGGTGGACTGCGTACTACAACTTACTTTCACAATATGGTTGGTCTGCTTACAGAAATTATTGGCAGCCCGACACCTTCAGAAATACCTTTGGTGCCCAACCGTTTGCTGCCTAGCAGTAATACGCCATTTCCGGTTACGCCGCAGCCTTGGCATTTTAAACAATCAATCGACTATTCGGTGTCTTTAAATTATGCTGTACTGAATTATGCGGTGCGCCAGCGTGATCTGCTGTTGTACAACATGTACCGCATGGCTGAAAATTCTATTGAGCGTGGCAGTCATGATAACTGGACTCTATCGCCTAAAATGGTCGATTCTATCAATAACGCTTACAAGGCCGATGCAGGTAATGCTGAAGCTGGAATGAATGGTGGGGGCAATGGTGCAGTTACTGTTGGAGGACGTGGCGGTAACATACCCGTTAAATATTATACACAGGTTTTAAAAGATCCAACTCTACGCGATGCGCGAGGGTACATTATTTCGGCCGATCAGCATGATTTTCCAACCGCAGTAAAATTTATTAATACGCTGGTACGTGCTGGTGTACGCGTTGAAATAGCCACTTCACCATTCAAAATAAATAGCAAAAGCTATCCGGCTGGTTCATATATCGTAAAAACTGATCAGGCTTTTCGCCCTCATGTAATGGATATGTTTGAACCGCAAGATCACCCGAATGATTTTCTATATCCTGGTGGCCCGCCCATACGGCCGTATGATAATGCCGGCTGGACGTTAGCTTACCAGATGGGTGTACGTTTTGATCGTGTGCTGGATGGCTTTGATGGTCCTTTTAAAAAGCTGCCTTATGGAGAATTACAGAATCCGCCTGCGTTGCTGGTCCCTGTTATTTCGAAAGGTGGATATGTGCTTGGACCAGATGTAAACAATGCTTTTATTTTGGTGAACGATTTACTGAAAGCTGGTGCTCCTATTTATCGTGTGCCTAATGGTGTTAAAGGAGTAGAAGATGGTGGCCCTGGTGCGTTTTATATCCCATATTCAGCAGCAGCTAAATCAACATTGGCTATGGATGCTCATCTGGGTGTTAAAGTAGGTTCAACTACTAAAGCACCCAAAGGTGGTATTAAGTTATCAGCCTCACGTATAGCTTTATGGGACACCTATGGCGGTTCCATTAACTCCGGCTGGATACGCTGGATGATGGAGCAATACCATTTTCCATTTCATGTTATTTATCCGCAAGAAATTGATGCCGGCAACTTGAAATCTAAATACGATGTGATTTTATTTGTAAATGGCGCTATTCCGGCGATGAGCAATGCCGGTAACCGTTTTGGTAATGGTGGCCCTAGCCGCAATATAGCTAGCGCTGATTTGCCACAAGAGTTCCGCAGCTGGACTGGCCGTATTACTGCCGAAAAATCCATACCACAGCTAAAAGCATTTTTAGAGGCAGGCGGCAATATTGTAACTATGGGCAGTAGTGCTAACTTGGCTTATCAATTAAATCTGCCGGTGCAGAATGCATTAGTAGAAGCTGGTAATAATGGTACATCGCGACCACTATCTGGCGATAAGTTTTATATTCCAGGTAGTGTATTGCAAGTATCAGTTGCCAATAATGAACCAGCAGCCTGGGGCATGGCGCCACAAACTGATGTGCTGTTTGACAATAGCCCAGTATTTAAATTGGATGCTGATGCTGCCAGCAAAGGTGTAAAACCATTGGCTACTTACACTCTAGACAGGCCGCTACGCAGTGGCTGGGCCTGGGGGCAAAAATACCTGAAAAACAACGTAGCTGCCTTTGAGGCATCGGTAGGTTCAGGAAAACTGTACGTTTTTGGTCCGGAAATTACTTTCCGTGCACAATCGCATGGAACGTTCCGGTTCTTGTTTAATGAATTGTATGCTAAAAGCAAATAAAGAGTTGTACTAATTTAACCTTTCACAAAGGGGAGTCATGCAGATTTGCTGGCTCCCTTTTTTATGAGCTACTTTAAATTGCATAAAATTTCTTATACCACTCTACAAACCGGTTGATGCCAGTTTGAATATCGGTTTTAGGCTGATAGTGAAACTGCTGTTCCAGGTCGGTCATGTCGGCATCGGTAGAAAGTACATCACCCGCCTGCATAGGCAGCATGTTGATGATTGCTTTTTTACCAATGGAATTTTCAAGAGCTTCAATAAACTTCATCAACTTTACTGGTGAAGAGTTACCGATATTATACAAACGGTAAGGTGCGCTGGAAGTAGCCGGATCAGGGTGCTGACTATCCCACTGTGGGTTAGCTGTAGCAGGTGTACCTAACAGTACGCGTATAATACCTTCTACAATATCATCTACATAAGTAAAATCTCGTTGCATGTCGCCGTTATTGTACACATCAATAGGGCGGCCATTGATGATCGCATCAGCAAACTTAAAGTAAGCCATATCAGGGCGTCCCCAAGGGCCGTAAACTGTAAAAAAGCGCAAACCTGTAGTCGGTATTTGGTAAAGATGACTGTAGCTATGCGCCATCATTTCATTACTTTTTTTGCTGGCTGCATATAAGCTAACCGGATGATCAGCTCCATGATGTACCGAAAATGGCGTATTGCTGTTTAAACCATATACGCTCGAACTACTGGCATACACCAAATGTCTAATACTGGGCGTATTGCGGCAACCTTCCAGAATATTTAAAAAGCCAGATAAGTTACTCAGTGCATAATCATACGGATTGGTAATAGAGTAACGTACCCCGGCTTGTGCAGCCAGGTGGCAAACCGCATCAAACTTATGATTGCTAAATAGCTGTTCCATCTGTGTACGGTCTGATATATCCAGTTTGATAAAACAGTAATTGGGATAAAGCGTACTATAGAGCGGTTGATTTTCCTGTAAGGTATCCATAGTGATACCCGATACTTGCAATCGGCCATGCTTCAGGGCTATGTCATAGTAGGTGTTTATGTTATCAACACCTACAACTTCATGCTGTAGCTGGGCTAGTCTTTGGGCTACATAAAAGCCAATAAAACCGGCGGTGCCGGTAACTAAAATTTTCATATCCGTAAACTGCTTACCGCGAGCAGCAAGCCGCAAAGGTAAATTAATTTAGTAACTACAAACGTATATTCATGGTGCTTATTGCAGTTGTGTAACATTGGTGTGCGGTTCGTTGCAGCGCATGGCACAAAACCTTATCTTGGAGAATAGTTTTAATATAGAGCATAAGCATGAAGAAAACATTTACCCTGATGATGTTAATGGCTATGGGGCTGCCTGCGGCCTTTAGTCAATCTAAAACAACGCCTGCAATTGCGCCACCAGCACTAGCAGCTATCAAAGAGACCGACTTGAAAAAAGATATTTTTGAATTAGCTAGTGATGCTTTCAGAGGGCGGCGTGCCGGTACGCTGGATGAAATGCGTGCCGCCGTTTGGACTGCCCAAAAAGCGCAAGAAATTGGTTTAAAGCCAGCTGGGGATGATGGTACTTATTTCCAATTTTTTAATATGCGCCGTGTACAAATTGATAGCCGTAGCACGATGCAGCTAAACGGTAGTTCTCTCGCCTTATGGCGCGACTTCTGGCCAACAACGCCAGTAACTGCCCGCTTTGAAGCACCGATAGTTTGGTTGAACTCAATGGCTGATACTACGCAGAATTTGCAAGGCAAAGTGGCCGTAGTAAAAATTGTTGATCCTAAGCCTATGCCTGTTTCGTGGGTAAGTTTGTATGGCTACCGTTACACGGCTTCAGCTATCCGGCAGCAAAGTATGGCTTTAAGGCGCAAAGGAGTTGTTGCCGTAATTATGGTAGCTAATGATGTAGCTGAAAAAGCTATCGACTTTATAGGTAATAACTTCCAAAAAGGCTCTTACGCCAATGAAGGCCTGCGTACCAACACGCAAGCACGCACAAACTTCAATACCAATGCGCAAGCTATGGTGCCGGTTATATTGGTTCGGGCATCGGTAGGTAGCAGCTTGCAACAAGGCGGAACCATTAGGGGTGATTTTAGAGAGAATACTTTCTTGTACCCATCAGTAAATGTAGTGGCAAAAGTTAGCGGTACCGATGCACAGTTGCGTAAAGAGTATGTACTGTTTAGCGGTCACCACGATCATGATGGGGTAGGCTATGGCATGGAAGGCCGCGACTCGATATGGAACGGTGCTGATGATAATGCATCAGTTACGGTAGGTATGCTGGCTATTGCACGTGCTTGGGTGGCTAAGCCCGGTAAACGTTCGGCTTTGTTTGTATGGCATGGCGCTGAAGAGCGGGGTTTGTTAGGCTCACGCTGGTATGCTGTGCATCCAACTGTGCCTAAAGAAGATATCGTAGCTGTGCTGAATGGTGACATGATTGGTCGGAACAATATTGATACAGCTGCTTTATTAGGTTCTACAGCACACCGCAACTCACAACAGTTGGTAGATATGGCCATGAAAGCTAATACTAACTTAACCCATTTTAAAGTAGATTTTTCATGGGATGCTGCTGACCACCCGGAAGGCTGGTACCGCCGGAGCGATCATTTACCTTATGCAGATGAAGGTATTCCATCTATTTTCTTCACTACTTTACTGCACCCCGATTATCATACCCCGCGTGATGAGCCGCAATATATTAATATTGCCAAGCTGGCTAAAATGTCGCGATGGATGTATGCCACCGGTTGGTTGGTATCACAAGCACCACAGAAACTGGCACTGGATGCTAAAAAATAATTATCATGTTTGAACAAAAAAGCAAAGCTCCGATCGTAAAGTCGGATCTTTGCTTTTTTTTATAGTTGTTTTATAGGCACATATCGATAGCTTAAAATATTAGAATTGCTGTTAATTATTATTACCGATACTAGTTTTGCCATTAGTAAAATGTTGATTTTTGAATGTTCATGGTCAGAGTAAACACAAATGGTTAACCAGTTGATAAACACCTGCCATACTGTCTAAATTTTCTTTTTAGTTAAGAATTGGAATGCTGTTTGCCATATATTAGTATGGAGTTATTGACGGTACTTGATCAGATTGACAAAGAAGCAAAAGTAATACAAACGCAGCCTTATAAAGGCTTTAAGGCCTGGATGCCCAAGCGTGTGGTGTTTACACCACACGCTTTAGACGAACCTTATGGGCAACAAATTTATGAACGTGCCAAGGCGCTAAATTTGAATGTAGAACTACTTAAAAATAATCGGATTACTGGTTTGCGTGGTGCTACCGAGCGTGAAACTTATAAGATAGCCAAAAATACACTGGCTATTGTAAATGCGCCAAAAAGTGCCTTTAACCTGCGGCCCATACCGCCATCAGCCGACTGGCAGTTTCATCTAGCCGAGGGTTGCCCGGCGCACTGTCAATATTGTTATCTTGCGGGCAGTTTGCAAGGACCACCTGCTATTCGGGTGTTTTCCAATCTGCCTACCATATTGGAGAATACCGTAAAGTATGAGCGTTTGAACCAGGTTACCAGCTTTGAGGCTAGTTGTTATACCGATCCATTGAGCCTGGAACATATTACCGGAGGTTTGGCTAAAACTATTGAGTTTTTTGGTAAACGTCCGTTAAGCCATTTACGCTTTGTTTCTAAGTTTGATGCTGTAGAGCCTTTGTTGAATCTGGAGCATAGCGGGCATACTCGTTTCCGATGCAGCTTAAATGCCGATGCTGTAGCCCGTAGATTGGAAGGTGGGACACCAACAGTTACTGCCCGTATACAGGCGCTACGTAAAATGGCTTTACCTAAGCAGAAGGGTGGAGGAGGTTACCCAATAGGTGTGGTGTTAGCGCCTATTATGCCGATTCCAGATTGGGAAAACGCTTATACCAATCTGTTCGATCAACTAGAGCAAAACCTGAACTTTGATTGTGATTTAACTTTTGAGCTGATTAGTCATCGCTTTACACTAGGCTCTAAAGATATATTAATGGAGTGGTACCCGAACACCAGCTTGGACATGGAAGAGTCCACCCGTTCGACTAAGCGTAACAAATTTGGTGGCATCAAATACGTATATACTCGTGAGCAAATGAACTTATTAAAGAGCTTTTTTGAGCACGAGATACAAACCCGTTTTCCGCAAGCTAGAATTTTATATTGGACGTAAGTTATAAATTTTAGGCAGGCCTTTAACTGCGCAGGTATGATGCACCGTTAATATCAACAATACCAGCCGAAGTAAACTCGAAGCCTGGTGATGCGTACATGGCAGCCAAACGGGCTATCTCTTCAGGATGGGCTACGCGATTAAACGGGCTTTGTTGCTTTATGCTTTGCCCAGCTGGACTATTTAATACTTTGGCAGCCATATTGGTTTCTACAAAGCCCGGTGCAATAATATGAACGCTAATATGGTGTGGTGCTAAGGCTACTGCTAAAGATTGGCTCATAGCATTCAACTTAGCCTTACTGGCGGCATAAGCTGGATGGTCTGGCTCGCCCCGAAAAGCACCGCGCGAGGATATGTTAATGACTTTGCCACCACCTTGCTGAATCATCTGCCGAGAAGCAAAGTAGCAGAGGTTGGCTACGCCGGTTAAGTTAGTATTTAGAGTTTCGATCCAGCTTTGCTGCCATTCGGCATAACTTACCTCAGCAACTTTATGTTCCAGGTAGATGCCGGCATTGTTCACCAGCACATCTACATGGCTATATTGTTGCATAACCAACGTGAAAAAGGTTTCAATTGCCGCTGCATCGCTTTGGTCTAATTGAAATAAGCTATGCTTCTGACTGGGGTTTAAGGTGGCTAAAGTTTGTTCCGCTTCTTCTCGGTTGCTTTTATAAGTAATAATTACGTTGGCATTCAGCGAAGCAAACAATTGGGCACAGGCTTTACCTATCCCTCGTGATCCGCCGGTTATGAGTACATTCTTGCCGGTAAAATCAATCAGCATACAAATTATAAAAATAAAGATTAAACGATTAAATAATTGTAAAACGGGCTTAAAAGTAAATTGCCATTTCAAACTGTGGTTCGAAATGGCAACTCTTAATTGTTAGTATTTAATTTTTATCTTTTCCGGTGTTCGGGTAGTATCTAAACGAAGACTTTGAATTTTTTCCTGGTTTTGAGCTTTCTTTTTGAAATAGTGCTTCAGTAAAAAGTTATGTTGTACAGCTTCTAAATCATCATTCAATTTAACAGAACTTTGGTTCAGGTAATCAAGCGTGCTTTTGAGCTGATTTGCCGTTGGCTGATCGTTCAGTAAAACGCCAATGGCATTGTCGTTGCTGTTCAGCTTACCAGTAGCTTGCGTTAAGTTCGTGCCAACCTGGTTTAAGTTATCCGTTAACGTATTAGCCTTAGCTGCGGCCTGCTGGAACTGGTTAACCGAGTTTTGCAGCTTAGCAAACACTGCCGTATCTGTTAGTACTTTATCGGCCAAACCACCTTTGGTATTCATTTTATAGCCAAATTTAGCCAGTTCATTAGCCATGCGGTTAGTGCTAGCCGTAGTATTTTCCATGTTCTGTACTACTGATCTGAACTTCATAGCCAGGCTTGAATCGGCCATCAAAGCACCTACCGTACCTTTACCTTCCAAAATTTTATGACTTAACGTTTTAAAATCACCAGTAATGGATAGTAGGTTTTCATTATTTTTCTGCAAGGTTTTCATGATGTCATCGGTTGATAACATACCCAGCGTGCGCAGATGGTCACCATCTTTAATAACCGGAGCTTCAGGGCTACCACCATCAATGTTAATGGTTTTATTACCTATAAAGCCTTCTGAACCTATAGAGGCAACTGCATTGCTGTGAATAAACTGCTGAACGTTTTGATCTACATTAAATTCTACATCTACCTGGTTAATGCCGGTAAAGGAAATCTTTTTAATAGTACCTACCTTCACACCTGAAAACCAAACATTGTTACCTTTAATTAAGCCAGAAACGTTGGTAAAGCGGGCATAAAGGTGCAATCCCTTTACAAAGGTTTTTTGCTGATTGCCTAAAGTGAAAATCCCTATAATAAACACAATCAGGCCGATGGTAATAAAGGATCCCACCCAAATTGCGCGTTTATTTTCTGCTGCGTCCATTTCTTAATGTATGAAGTTATAGTTGTAAAATTGTTTAACCCGTTCATCATCGGTATTAAAAACCTCGTCGAAAGTACCTTGGCGCTGAAATTGGCCGTCGAGCAGCATAGCCACACGGTTGCCAGTAGATTTGGCGCAGGTAAGGTCATGTGTAATAATGATAGACGATGTATTAAAGTTTTCCTGAACACGGTTAATCAGGTTATTAATCTCGATAGATGTAATAGGATCCAAACCTGCTGTAGGTTCATCATACAGCATAATCTCGGGACGTAATATTAAAGTACGGGCAATACCAATACGCTTGCGCTGTCCGCCCGATAGCTCGGCCGGCATTTGGTTAATCGTTTGCTTTAGGCCTACAGCATCCAGCACCCGCTCTACTAATTCGTTAATTTCTTTACGGCGTAGGTTTTTACGGTTGCGTACCAGCGGAAACTCCAGGTTTTTACGTACTGTCATACTATCATACAAAGCACTGTTCTGAAAAGAAAAGCCGATGCTTTTTCGCAGTTCCTGTAATTCGAGGCTGCTGATGTTGGTTATATCCTTACCTAAAACCTTTACGCTGCCACTGTCAGCTTGCAATAAGCCTGAAATGACTTTGATAAGTACTGATTTCCCTGTACCCGAACGTCCCAATACTACCAGGTTTTCACCTTTGTACAAATCCAAATCGATGCCACGCAGCACGTGATAGTCGCCGAACGATTTTTGCAAACCCCGGATGCTGACTACGGCATTGTTATAATCTATTACGTGTTTTTCGTTGTCCATAAGTAAAATTGCTTAACGGAACCAGCCGGTAATCTGAACAATGATGATTTCTTCTATAAATACCAGGAACATAGCTGTTACTACTGCCGAGTTAGCTGCTTTACCCACACCGGCTGTACCACTTGAGGAGTTCCATCCTTTATAGCTGCCTACCATACCTACGGTAAACCCAAACACGATAGATTTGATTAAAGAGGATTCAAAATCAATAAAGCCCAAGGGTTGAAAAACCTGTTGCATATAAGTACTGTAGCTGGTACCTTCGTTAGCTATCACATTCAAGTAACCACCCAGTAAAGCCACAAAGCCAGCGTAAATAGCTAAAATAGGAATGCTGATGGTACAGGCTAACACGCGTACACATACCAAGAATTTAAAAGGCTTGGTGCCCGAAACTTCCATAGCATCAATTTGCTCAGTAACGCGCATAGAACCCAACTCGGCACCAATACTTGAACCTACTCGTCCAGCACTGATAAGCGCCGTAACTAAGGGGGCCAAGGCCCGCATAATAGCAATAGATACCAATGAAGGTATCCAAGAAGTTGCACCGAACTGTAGTAAGGAAGGACGTGATTGCTTAGTGAAAATAACCCCCACAATAAAGCCGGTTAAAGTGATGAGAGCTAATGAGCGTACACCCACCTCCCAGCATTGCTTAATCAGTTCCTGAAACTCGTAGGGTGGTACAAAGGCTTCCTTAAAAAAGCGAACCATGAATTTATAAACATCATACACACTTAAAAAGGTGTTGGTAATACGCCTTTTTATAGATGAAGAAGGTTTATTCAAGGTGGTCGATGTGCTGTCTTGCGTATCCATTAATGAGGTGGTAAAATTACAGCATATTATTATACTAACTGCTACAATACCTAAAAGTTATTGATCTTGTTTGTAAATGATTTGTAAAAACTGTCATTCATGTATATAGCATGTATTTACAGGCTGTAAATACATGCTAATTTATATTTACCAATAGGTACATGCCTTGCAGCATCGCACCAATACCGCACAATAATGTTGTTTTATTGCAGGCATCCGAATTTTTATGCACTTTAGGCACCTGCAAGGTTTTACCACAGGTAAGTGATTGTAATAGTAGGCGTTTACCTTTTGTAAA
This region includes:
- a CDS encoding NAD(P)-dependent alcohol dehydrogenase, translated to MKAAIIEGYGEADKFTLKEVPTPELEDCQILINNKASSVNPVDVLVRKGKLKLMTGLFGEHIIGSDFSGVVIASKSKKFKVGDEVYGFKNALKGHAYAEQVAVDEDNAALKPVGLSFTEAASLPLAASTAWQAMVEDGKLKQGARVLINGCTGGVGTAAVQIAKSFECHITGVCNGKNADFAKSLGCDVVIDYKKEKIPENEQYDLFFDANGGLTISDVKSNIAPEGMFVSTRGGMDGVKGAITGAVDVLLQSKMKIVQVVPKTIDLQKLQLLVDQGKLKPYVTATFSLAELQQAHEMQEQGGFTGKIAVAIS
- a CDS encoding RNA-binding protein, translating into MAALFAPYGHVAAVNLIMDCETSLSKCYAFV
- a CDS encoding response regulator transcription factor, with protein sequence MSRILAVDDDNDILEVLQFILEDSGYEVYTLSDGQRLFDKIKENNPDLILLDIMLGSVDGRDLCKNVKLQNDTHDIPVIMISASHNVCDVLKQDCAPDDFIAKPFDINILLNKIKRQLAA
- a CDS encoding M14 family metallopeptidase, encoding MKRKFTSSLAVAAFLLLATAQAQTVPSPKEHFGFDIGDDYQLANYSQTEAYFKKLSASNRTKLVDIGLTEEGRHQFMLIVSSPENIKNLDKYKAISRKLALAEGLTEQQAHDLAAQGKAVVWIDGGLHASETVGAHQLIQTAYDLVSRNDPETMNILNNSIILMVHANPDGQELVSNWYMRESDPKKRNMNVPRLWEKYIGHDNNRDFYMMNMKETQNITRQQFLEWYPQIVYNHHQAGPAGSVVAGPPYRDPFNYVYDPLLITSLDGVGAAMISRLNAEGKPGYTERNGTEFSTWWNGGLRTTTYFHNMVGLLTEIIGSPTPSEIPLVPNRLLPSSNTPFPVTPQPWHFKQSIDYSVSLNYAVLNYAVRQRDLLLYNMYRMAENSIERGSHDNWTLSPKMVDSINNAYKADAGNAEAGMNGGGNGAVTVGGRGGNIPVKYYTQVLKDPTLRDARGYIISADQHDFPTAVKFINTLVRAGVRVEIATSPFKINSKSYPAGSYIVKTDQAFRPHVMDMFEPQDHPNDFLYPGGPPIRPYDNAGWTLAYQMGVRFDRVLDGFDGPFKKLPYGELQNPPALLVPVISKGGYVLGPDVNNAFILVNDLLKAGAPIYRVPNGVKGVEDGGPGAFYIPYSAAAKSTLAMDAHLGVKVGSTTKAPKGGIKLSASRIALWDTYGGSINSGWIRWMMEQYHFPFHVIYPQEIDAGNLKSKYDVILFVNGAIPAMSNAGNRFGNGGPSRNIASADLPQEFRSWTGRITAEKSIPQLKAFLEAGGNIVTMGSSANLAYQLNLPVQNALVEAGNNGTSRPLSGDKFYIPGSVLQVSVANNEPAAWGMAPQTDVLFDNSPVFKLDADAASKGVKPLATYTLDRPLRSGWAWGQKYLKNNVAAFEASVGSGKLYVFGPEITFRAQSHGTFRFLFNELYAKSK
- a CDS encoding NAD-dependent epimerase — protein: MKILVTGTAGFIGFYVAQRLAQLQHEVVGVDNINTYYDIALKHGRLQVSGITMDTLQENQPLYSTLYPNYCFIKLDISDRTQMEQLFSNHKFDAVCHLAAQAGVRYSITNPYDYALSNLSGFLNILEGCRNTPSIRHLVYASSSSVYGLNSNTPFSVHHGADHPVSLYAASKKSNEMMAHSYSHLYQIPTTGLRFFTVYGPWGRPDMAYFKFADAIINGRPIDVYNNGDMQRDFTYVDDIVEGIIRVLLGTPATANPQWDSQHPDPATSSAPYRLYNIGNSSPVKLMKFIEALENSIGKKAIINMLPMQAGDVLSTDADMTDLEQQFHYQPKTDIQTGINRFVEWYKKFYAI
- a CDS encoding M28 family metallopeptidase, which gives rise to MKKTFTLMMLMAMGLPAAFSQSKTTPAIAPPALAAIKETDLKKDIFELASDAFRGRRAGTLDEMRAAVWTAQKAQEIGLKPAGDDGTYFQFFNMRRVQIDSRSTMQLNGSSLALWRDFWPTTPVTARFEAPIVWLNSMADTTQNLQGKVAVVKIVDPKPMPVSWVSLYGYRYTASAIRQQSMALRRKGVVAVIMVANDVAEKAIDFIGNNFQKGSYANEGLRTNTQARTNFNTNAQAMVPVILVRASVGSSLQQGGTIRGDFRENTFLYPSVNVVAKVSGTDAQLRKEYVLFSGHHDHDGVGYGMEGRDSIWNGADDNASVTVGMLAIARAWVAKPGKRSALFVWHGAEERGLLGSRWYAVHPTVPKEDIVAVLNGDMIGRNNIDTAALLGSTAHRNSQQLVDMAMKANTNLTHFKVDFSWDAADHPEGWYRRSDHLPYADEGIPSIFFTTLLHPDYHTPRDEPQYINIAKLAKMSRWMYATGWLVSQAPQKLALDAKK